One genomic region from Leptospira tipperaryensis encodes:
- the kdpB gene encoding potassium-transporting ATPase subunit KdpB: protein MSRKSKVFFESGVLKEAFINSFKKMSFRSQAKNPVMFIVFLGALFTTWIFIKDLSGGIYSSFNLQIGLWLWFTVLFANFAEAIAEGRGKARTDSLKKTRTNIVAKKIVDGKIVLVPGTSLKLGERVLCEPGDLIPGDGEIIEGIASVDESAITGESAPVVRESGGDRSAVTGGTRVLSDKILIAITAEQGNTFLDKMIALVEGAKRQKTPNEIALTMLLSGLSFVFLIAVISLPFLAEFVAKEGGQKAELSIPVLISLLVCLIPTTIAGLLSAIGISGMERLIRFNVISKSGKAIEAAGDIDILLLDKTGTITLGNREARAFFPAVGVQEKYLADVAQLSSLADETPEGRSIVVLAKEKFGIRERNLAEMEGEFIPFSASTKMSGVDLKKEGKVIRRIRKGAGDAIKTYLYNFSQKIPSDMEDTIQRISQKGSTPILVAEDNKLLGVIELKDIVKGGLKERFASLRKMGIRTVMITGDNQLTAAAIAAEAGVDDFLAEATPETKLKRIREQQAKGYLVAMIGDGTNDAPALAQSDVGVAMNTGTQTAREAGNMIDLDSNPSKLIEIVEIGKQLLMTRGALTTFSIANDVAKYFAILPALFGTFYATSDALGGPLSVLNLMQLSSQKSAVLSAVIFNALVIPALIPLALKGVAYKPLGANTILKRNLLIFGLGGIATPFIGIKAIDWILVLLGLN from the coding sequence ATGAGTCGCAAATCCAAAGTTTTTTTCGAATCCGGAGTTTTAAAAGAAGCGTTTATCAACTCTTTTAAGAAGATGAGTTTTCGTTCTCAGGCTAAGAATCCTGTGATGTTTATCGTATTCTTAGGCGCATTGTTCACAACCTGGATCTTTATCAAAGACCTGAGCGGAGGAATTTATTCTTCCTTTAATCTTCAGATCGGACTCTGGTTATGGTTCACGGTTCTTTTTGCAAACTTCGCGGAAGCCATTGCCGAAGGCCGAGGGAAAGCCAGAACCGATAGCCTTAAAAAAACGAGAACAAACATCGTCGCAAAAAAAATCGTGGACGGAAAAATCGTACTCGTTCCGGGAACTTCCCTCAAGCTCGGCGAGCGCGTGTTATGCGAACCAGGCGACTTGATACCGGGAGACGGAGAAATCATCGAAGGAATCGCAAGCGTAGACGAGTCTGCGATCACTGGAGAATCGGCTCCGGTTGTGAGAGAAAGCGGCGGAGATAGAAGCGCGGTCACCGGCGGCACCAGAGTGTTAAGCGACAAGATCCTAATCGCGATCACGGCTGAACAAGGAAATACTTTTTTAGACAAGATGATTGCCTTAGTCGAAGGAGCAAAACGTCAAAAGACGCCGAACGAGATCGCACTTACGATGCTTCTTTCCGGTTTATCCTTCGTATTTTTGATCGCCGTTATCAGTCTCCCCTTTCTCGCGGAATTCGTCGCTAAAGAAGGCGGACAAAAAGCTGAACTTTCGATTCCGGTTTTGATCTCTCTTCTTGTTTGTTTGATTCCGACTACGATCGCCGGTTTACTTTCTGCGATCGGTATCTCGGGAATGGAACGTCTCATTCGGTTTAACGTAATCTCTAAAAGCGGAAAGGCGATCGAAGCCGCGGGCGACATAGACATTCTTCTTTTGGATAAAACGGGAACGATCACGTTAGGCAACAGAGAAGCAAGAGCATTCTTCCCCGCAGTCGGCGTTCAGGAAAAATATCTCGCCGACGTAGCACAGCTATCTTCCTTGGCGGATGAAACTCCCGAAGGAAGATCCATTGTCGTATTAGCAAAAGAGAAGTTTGGAATCCGGGAAAGAAATCTCGCCGAGATGGAAGGCGAATTTATTCCATTTAGCGCCTCCACAAAGATGAGCGGAGTCGATCTAAAAAAAGAAGGCAAGGTGATCAGAAGAATCCGTAAAGGCGCTGGGGATGCGATCAAAACCTATCTCTACAACTTCAGTCAAAAAATTCCTTCCGATATGGAAGATACGATTCAAAGAATTTCTCAAAAAGGAAGTACTCCGATTCTTGTAGCGGAAGACAACAAACTCTTGGGCGTGATCGAGTTAAAGGACATCGTCAAAGGAGGATTGAAAGAAAGATTCGCGAGTCTTCGAAAGATGGGAATTAGAACCGTGATGATCACCGGAGACAATCAACTCACCGCGGCGGCAATTGCGGCGGAAGCGGGCGTCGACGACTTTCTCGCGGAAGCCACTCCCGAAACCAAACTCAAAAGAATCAGAGAACAACAGGCTAAGGGTTATCTCGTCGCGATGATCGGAGACGGAACCAACGACGCACCCGCTCTCGCACAATCGGACGTCGGGGTTGCGATGAACACAGGAACTCAAACTGCGAGAGAAGCCGGCAACATGATCGACCTTGACAGCAACCCGAGCAAGCTCATAGAAATCGTTGAAATCGGGAAACAACTCCTGATGACGAGAGGCGCCCTTACCACTTTCAGCATTGCAAACGACGTTGCAAAATACTTCGCCATTCTTCCGGCCTTGTTTGGAACGTTCTACGCGACATCGGATGCGTTAGGCGGTCCTCTTTCCGTCCTCAATCTCATGCAATTGAGCTCTCAAAAAAGCGCGGTCTTGAGCGCCGTAATTTTCAACGCACTTGTAATCCCCGCGTTGATTCCGCTCGCGCTCAAGGGAGTCGCATACAAACCGTTGGGCGCAAACACGATTCTCAAACGAAATCTTCTGATCTTTGGTTTAGGGGGAATCGCCACTCCTTTTATCGGAATCAAGGCGATAGACTGGATCTTAGTTTTATTAGGACTCAATTAA
- the kdpC gene encoding potassium-transporting ATPase subunit KdpC translates to MLQNTLTAIRTLLFLTIITGVIYPLIVTGFSERLFPSQANGSLIYANERIIGSALIAQKFTKDEYFWQRPSAVDYGTIPSGASNAGPTNSALKSKIEERKQFLLKKHPDQTIVPPDLLFASASGLDPHISPAGAFFQIQRVATARRLSPDQIVELKKLVEQSIENPSFGFIGEKRVNVLRLNLNLDSKFGKLDP, encoded by the coding sequence ATGTTACAAAATACGTTAACCGCCATCAGGACCCTATTGTTTCTAACCATAATCACCGGAGTTATATATCCTCTCATAGTGACCGGTTTTTCAGAACGTCTTTTTCCTTCTCAAGCAAACGGAAGTTTGATCTATGCGAACGAACGAATCATCGGCTCCGCGCTCATCGCTCAGAAGTTTACAAAAGATGAATATTTCTGGCAAAGACCTTCCGCTGTAGATTACGGAACGATTCCTTCGGGAGCGTCTAACGCGGGTCCGACAAACTCAGCTCTAAAGTCGAAAATAGAAGAGAGAAAACAATTTCTTCTGAAAAAACATCCGGATCAAACGATCGTTCCTCCTGATCTGTTATTCGCATCGGCTTCCGGACTCGATCCGCATATCAGTCCCGCAGGGGCCTTTTTTCAAATACAAAGGGTTGCGACCGCAAGAAGGCTGAGTCCGGATCAAATCGTAGAACTGAAAAAACTCGTAGAACAATCGATCGAAAATCCTTCCTTCGGATTTATAGGGGAGAAACGAGTCAACGTATTGAGATTGAACTTGAATCTGGATTCTAAATTTGGAAAATTAGATCCATGA
- a CDS encoding potassium-transporting ATPase subunit F, with protein sequence MNLETTIALSLGAICLVYLVFSIFKPEKF encoded by the coding sequence ATGAATTTAGAAACAACCATTGCCCTTTCTTTGGGCGCAATTTGTCTTGTCTATCTCGTTTTTTCAATCTTCAAACCGGAAAAATTTTAA
- the kdpA gene encoding potassium-transporting ATPase subunit KdpA: protein MATEWIQLSIFLFSIVILSPLLGAWLYQVFTSSKKLKIETIIYRICGIDSDKNMEWKEYAISLLLFNFLGFLVLFTILIFQNILPLNPGGLAGLNPFLAFNTAVSFATNTNWQAYSGEAALSYFSQFVGLTTQNFVSAATGFCVLLALSRGLSSHASAGIGNFWKDLIRGTLYVLLPLSFLLALILVSSGVIQNFSDSAVATTLEGNIQIIPMGPAASQIAIKQLGTNGGGFFGVNSAHPFENPTPISNFFQMISILLLPGACVFLYGRIIGNVRHAWVVFGVMFTVFCFGVLTVWTAESSLNPLSGTYGFWEGKETRFGILNSAIWEVSTTVASNGSVNSMHDSFSPIGGLVGMLNIQLGEVIFGGVGAGMYGMVLFIILTVFLSGIMVGRSPEYLGKKIEKKEIQMALLGILLPSTVILLFTAIAVSLPQGLSSLSNRGPHGLSEILYAFSSGAGNNGSAFAGLGVDTPFYNSILGIAMLIGRFGVILPVLAIAGSAAIKRRSEIVSEGSFSTEGGTFYILLLSVIIIVGALTFFPALTIGPILEHFLMLQGRTF from the coding sequence ATGGCCACGGAATGGATTCAACTTTCGATCTTTCTATTTTCAATCGTCATTCTATCACCTTTGCTCGGAGCCTGGCTCTATCAAGTCTTCACCTCTTCCAAGAAGCTCAAGATAGAAACGATCATATATAGGATCTGCGGAATCGATTCCGACAAGAATATGGAATGGAAGGAATACGCGATTTCTCTTCTTCTATTTAATTTCCTCGGCTTTCTGGTTCTGTTTACAATATTAATTTTTCAGAATATTCTTCCTTTGAATCCCGGAGGCTTGGCCGGATTAAATCCGTTTTTAGCTTTTAACACCGCAGTTAGTTTTGCAACGAATACGAACTGGCAGGCTTACTCGGGCGAAGCGGCTTTAAGTTACTTTTCGCAATTCGTAGGACTTACAACTCAAAATTTTGTAAGCGCCGCGACTGGATTCTGCGTTCTTTTGGCGTTGAGTCGAGGACTCTCCTCCCATGCAAGCGCGGGCATCGGAAATTTTTGGAAGGACTTGATTCGAGGAACGTTATACGTCCTTTTACCGCTCTCCTTTCTTCTCGCTCTGATTTTGGTAAGTTCCGGAGTGATTCAAAATTTCTCTGATTCAGCGGTTGCGACAACCTTAGAAGGAAACATACAAATCATTCCTATGGGACCGGCCGCTTCGCAGATTGCAATCAAACAACTCGGAACAAACGGAGGCGGTTTTTTCGGGGTCAATAGCGCTCATCCTTTTGAAAATCCGACCCCGATTTCGAATTTCTTCCAGATGATTTCGATCCTTTTACTTCCGGGGGCTTGTGTGTTTTTGTACGGAAGAATCATAGGCAACGTTAGACACGCATGGGTCGTCTTCGGAGTGATGTTCACCGTCTTTTGTTTCGGAGTCCTTACCGTGTGGACCGCGGAATCCTCCTTGAATCCTCTTTCCGGAACTTACGGTTTTTGGGAAGGAAAGGAAACTCGATTCGGAATCTTAAACAGCGCGATCTGGGAAGTGTCTACTACGGTGGCGTCTAACGGATCAGTCAACTCCATGCACGACAGTTTTTCTCCGATCGGAGGCTTGGTAGGAATGTTGAATATTCAATTAGGAGAGGTGATCTTCGGAGGAGTCGGCGCGGGGATGTATGGAATGGTTCTTTTTATAATTCTTACGGTATTTCTGAGCGGGATCATGGTGGGAAGAAGCCCGGAGTATTTGGGAAAAAAGATCGAAAAAAAAGAAATCCAGATGGCTCTGCTTGGTATTCTTTTACCGTCCACCGTCATACTTCTTTTTACAGCGATCGCTGTCAGTCTGCCGCAAGGATTGTCTTCGTTATCAAATCGAGGCCCTCATGGTCTTTCTGAAATTCTCTATGCGTTCTCTTCGGGAGCCGGAAACAACGGAAGCGCCTTTGCAGGGTTAGGCGTCGATACTCCGTTTTACAATTCTATTTTGGGAATCGCGATGTTAATCGGAAGGTTCGGAGTCATACTCCCGGTTCTTGCGATCGCAGGAAGCGCGGCTATAAAAAGAAGATCCGAGATCGTATCAGAGGGTTCTTTTTCGACGGAAGGAGGAACTTTTTACATTCTTCTTTTATCGGTTATCATCATCGTCGGGGCGCTCACCTTTTTTCCGGCTCTTACGATCGGCCCCATACTTGAGCATTTTCTAATGTTACAAGGCAGAACTTTTTAA